The DNA segment TTTCACTCTGTCGTATTATCGATAAAATCAATGACGTAACTGCCGAAGTATTTTCAAAAGCCACATTTGACTGGAAATGGGAAATGTATATGCACTTGAACAGCTCGCCTAGGTTCTAGTTTACTAGGTAATATTTCCCAAATGGAAGAATTTGTTTTAACTGGTGTTTGCTGAATGAGATCTTTAAAGGGGCTTCTTCCTGGTGCTGAGGGCTCTGGTGCTCTCTTTCTGACACCTTGCCATTTGAAATTGCTGCTGGAACGGGGACTTTGAGTGAGTCAGGGTAATACAGTAGTCCAGGGCTCTGGCAGCCTTCCCATCTGCCTGGTAACAGCAGTGTGCATTTCAAAGATCCATTTCACCGAGCAGCAACCCTTTTCAAATGCCGCTGTCAGGCAAGCAGGCAGAAAAAAGGGAGCAGAAGGGCTGCAGGAATAGGGGTCATAGTTTTCTCAAGTCAAAATGTCATTATTCAAGTGTGTTAGTAAAAGTATTTCGATCTCTATCTTATCTTTTAGGTGGCTGCAGCCGATGGACACAAAAGCAATCTTCCTCCCCAACTTATTCAGTGCTTCGCATGTCCGAATTGCTTTCTTCTTTTCAGCATCAGGGATGAGTGCTTGCAGCATATGTCTGGGAAGAATCATTTCCTTCAGACATTTAAACTGAGTGGTATGTTAACACTGGTTTTTCTAAGCTACCTTCTGGTAGTTTAGTAGTTCTCAATTCAGATTTTTTCACAGACCCATTATGTTTCCTAGATTACGTGTATCCTAACTTCATCCCAAATAGCCCTCTGCTTATGCTCAAGAACAGAATCCTAGACCCAAGGTGGTCCTTTGGCTAACTTTGAGAAAAGGTCTAGTGAGGGAAATGCAATTTTAACTCTTATTGGTTGTAACTGAAGAACCAATTCCATGCATCTGTGGGAGCACCCTCCTTGTGAAGGGAGCTTCTTTCTCTgcagacccttttttttttttttcgggccGGGGGAGGTTTTCTGACCCTTAAGGACATCAGTTCAGTTGTCTAAATGTAGGCCAACACTACTGTTCAGTGTTAGATGATGACAACCCTATCACCTAAACAACATATATGCTTCTTTTTATTGAGTTCaatgttgggggagggagaaaggttgTAACACTCATTCCTGCCCAACCCAGCTATTAAAtttgtgtcttttttttcttttgtccaaTTCTGTTTTCCAGATAACAAAGAAATGGCACAACCTATACCTTTTCCATCTTACGCAAAAAAACTTTTAATATCTTTCTGCAAAGATGTCATATTTCAAGTGAAATGTATGGCCTGTCACCAGAGATTACACTCCCACATGGAACTAACAGCTCATTTCAGGTTTGTACATCTGCGGCCTAAGATAAAGGGATCGATTCTTTAATAATGGAATGTACTGTCAAAAGTTGTAGAGTTTGATATCAAACTCTGCCAAATTCATTGTTGTTTTTCTACTCTTAGTGAGGTGTGATAAAGTCAGTTCTTCTATAATTTCACATGTAAAAACTCATTCCTGAAAACTTGCTCGTAGTACTCGCACCTTGActaaaaaattgtgatatttgttaagcgcttactatatgcaaagcactgttctaagcgctggaggatacagagtgatcagttgtcccacgtcgggctcacagttttaatccccatttaacagatgaagtaactgaggcacagagaagttaaatgacttccccaaggtcacacagctgactagcggcggagccaagattagaatccgtgacctctgactcccaagcccacgctctttgcactgagccacgctgcttctctaatgctacaaACAACTAATGCTACGGACATgtgccaaactgcttctttggATGCCACATCCCTCTGTGCCCATATGGATGCATGTTGTGAGAAGAACGTTCTTTAATCCCTCAAAAGCATTCTGTCAGTGAGAATGAGAGACTGAGAAAGTGAGATCACATGTcctataataatgctatttactaaacgcttattatgtggcaaactCTGTGCTAGGTATAAGATGATCAAATCGAACAAAGTactggtctaagaaggagggagagcagttattatCCTTATTTTAGAGAGGAGAAGACtaaagcacacagaagttaaggtaCTTGCCTAAGGTGCCCcaccaggaaagaggcagagcctggatttagaatttaggtctcctaattcccaatcaattatatttgaacACTGTCCTGTCCTTTAtttccattgaaccacactgCCTGGGACTTTGCTGCAATCTTTCTTGGTCTGAAGGAAATAGAAGCCTAGGAAACTGGGTTCCCTCTGTGCTAACAGGCTCGAAACAATGTTTAATACCAGTGTGTTTCTTTGTAATGTTTGGGCCTACATCTCAGTTAAAATTATACTAGAGTATTTGTTGTTTCGCCCTTCCACATTTTACCTCCACATATATTAGCGGTAACAGATGTGCCTTTTCTCTAGAATGTTTTATTCTTTTTGATAATAAACTAGTCTTTTTTCATAAGCCAAAGGCTTAAAAAATTAGATAGTCGTCTCTGAAGTCCCAACCAGAACAAACAGGCCTAACCTGTGACCTCAAGCTGTCAGGAAGGGTGCTCTGAAAGGGAATGGGTTCCCAAAGGAGGCTCTGGTTCCTCTGCCCTGGCCTGTAGAAGCAGGTGAGATTGCCTGTACTAGACTGTTAAAGATAGTTGCACTTCAAGGAAGAGAACCAGCTGGTGCCCAaagttgattttagtgtctgattCTGGAAGGGTGGCATGACAGCAGTGATCGTAAGGGTTTATGTTTTGGAATATTAGCTCCTCATCCTACGCCCTGAAAAAATAACACTACAATTACAGAATTCATAGTTGGGGAAGAATTAAGATAAGCAGGCCTGCCAAGCTTGTGCTCCCGGGTCCGAACAGCTTCCAAGTGATTCAGTGTTAATATCAAGTGTCCTGCAGTCTTATGCGTGTAACTTCTCCGGGTTTAGCCATTTGGGAATATTGCTCTGCTGCTCTCTCTTAGCTGTTGTTAGCTGTCCCCTATAGCGCTAATGGTTTTGTAGGTTAGAATCTCTCTCCTGGGCAGTAGATGACCTGTCTGTATCTGTCTTTTGCCCAAAACCTCATTGTTAGTCCCCTCTGTGGAGGATCCTGGAAATACTTTTGAATTCCAAAAGTGGGGCTTTGTATTTATATCCTCCAGCAATGCAGATTTAAGAGCAGTGGAAAAGTGGCGTGGTTAACCTTTTTTCATGATTCTACTCATTAACAACATTTTTATGAAATTTAAAGTTAAGACTGGCTAATCATTTCTGTTTCTTGAGCACTATTTTGAAGACTGTTTAAAATTTCCTACTTACTCATTCGCCACAGATTATAGCCTTTGAAAAGGCACAGGGCAGCAGTATCACTCCCTTGAAGTTACAGAATTTTCTTCTTGAAAGAGCTTAAAAATTTTCCTGTGTAATATCTCCAATATCTGAACATTCTTTTGAAGTAGGGACTGTCTTCATTGTGAGCGTAATTGTAGTAGTAATGGCTTTATTATGTACCCACTGTGTGTGACGCACTGTTAACTACTTACGATTTGGGAGTAGAATAAATGTGTGAGATGAAAGATAGGAGTCTCGATGACCCTAAGATTGCATCTgcctgggaagggaggagagtgatgTTATCTCCTGGACTTGGGAAAGCTCAGAAGAGGAGTGGATTTATGAAGGAAGATGGGGAATTTTATTGTAGACATGTAGAATTTGAAGGGCCtttgagacatccaagtagagttgctGGAGACAGAGCAAGTACAGGCCTCCTGGAGCtaacaggccagaaagccaccttTTTAAGGGCTTTTTAGCCCAAATTGAAACTGTCCTGCTCAGAGACCTGGAATGAGAGAGGCTGGGATCCCAGGTCAGGGAGCCGTAAGGACTATATCCCCCATGGTGTGTGTTTCTTGTCCGTTTTTTTTTATccccagatgaaggaattgagagcAGCGATGctgaaacacttgcccccttaAGCTGTGCCAGTGGGCATCTATACAAGAAATTCCCTGCCCTAGATATCCTACATTGTGTATTTGTGCTGTTCATGAGTCATATTGCCCTGATTGGGCCTACCTTAGCCTTCCCAGGCTGGTTCTGGGTGTCTGAGACTAGTTGTCCAGCAGGCTGTCCAGCAGGTAGCTCCATTTTGAAACACCTATAGTTTCCACCCTTTAAGTTCTTACCTTTCCCTTCGAGATCCCTccccgacacccaggcccttcTCAGAGCAAATCCCAGACACAAAAGCCAATTTCCAGCCACATAGCCAAAAACATCTTTAAAGGGATCATTGTTTGGCACGTCACCAAGGTcacgaaggtggggaaagtagtggGACTAGAGTCCTTATCTTCTAACTCTTATGTTTTTCAGCACTCAGGTGATGATGCCAAGTAGTTAGTGTTTTCTTTGTTTGATCTTGGAAAgtcattttgtgatttttttcctttgttttttttctatGCTTTTAACTTATTGCCAGAAGGAAAATGACCATATATGGAAGTTGCCAGTGAGGTCTTGGTTTTCCATTTCAACTTTTTTCTTCCTCAATTTCCTCGTTTATAAAATGGAGGGAAaatctctgtcaatcagtcaatcagtcatatttattgactgcttactgtgtgcagagcactgcagtaagtgcagtataacaatattatagacacattccttgcccacaatgagtttacagtctagaattagcaaagcatcatggcatagtggatagagcatgggcctgggagtcagaaggtcctgggttcaaattccagcccctccacttgtctgctttgtgaccttggggaagtcacctcacttctctgtgcctgctacctcatctataaaatggggattgagactgtgagccccatgtgggacagggattgtgtccaacctaatttgtttgtatccaccccagctcttagagtgtttgacacataagtacttaaatattatgattattattattatcacagtctacattcttcctcttagattgtgagccccgtgagggacagagactgtctattttaataatgctactaataactggtatttattaagtgcttagaatgtgccaagcgttgtactaggtactggggaagataaatgataatcaggtcccgcctggggcttacaagctaagtaggagggagaataggtattgaatccccattctggagatgagggaactaaggcccagagaagtaaagtgactttccccaggtcaggcAGTAGActggtggtggagctagaattagaacccaagacctctggactcccaggtccgtgttcgtTTTACTAGGCCTAGGCCACGCTACTACTCATATTCTGATGctattgcatctactccagcacttgggcaTTAGGCATCTGGGTATCACTTAAGAAAGTTAatgagtggtgtttattgagcatttacagtgtacagagccttgtttttgttgtggttgttgttattattattgttgttcttctaGTGATCCCAGGATAGTAGGAGTATCCTGACCAGAGTTCACCCGAACACCCCCAGGCCATCATGCATGCTCCTCATTTCATTTTGCATCTTCCCCACTTTAATGTTACCAGATAACTTTTTAGCTCTGAAATAACGAGTATGTCCAGAGAGCTTAAGAGGGTGCTGTTAGGTAGGGACTGCCCAGAAAGGTGCAGCCCAAGCATGGAGGGTTTGTGAACGTTGAGTGAAAGTGTATCTTTGTATCCCATACAGAGTCCGGTGCCGAAATGCCGGTCCCATTGCAGTAGCAGAGAAGAGTATCTCTCAAGTTGCGGAGAGATTCAAAGCAAGAGGCTACTGTCCAAATTGCAACCAGTTGTACGTGGATGAAGGCAGTACAAAACAGCACAAACAGAAATCAGGGCACAATGTCAAACTTATTTCCTCGATGGAAgaatctgttctactgtactgccACATCAATGAAAGCAACCACTCTCCCTCTGACTTGCACCTCCAAGTAGATCGTTCAAAATTTTCATCACTTAAGAGATTGATTCCCACCAAAGTCTCTTCTGAGGAACAGAAATGCAGTATCTCtccaaagaagaaaaagaatttgGAAGGCAGGGTCAGCGATGGTGGAGCGTATGTCCAGCAGGAGAAGAAAAGGCCCACAAAAGCCTGGTTTTGTGAATGCCATCTAAAGTTTTTAACTGAAGACGCAGTAGAAAAGCACATTTTCTCTGCCAACACGATGTGTTACAAGTGTGTTGTGTGTGGGAAGTTTTCTGAGGATCCGGGTGTTATTCGCCTACACATGAGCCGATTCCATGGAGGAGCACACTTGAGCAATTTTCTCTTCTGGTGTCGAACGTGCAAGAAAGAGCTAAGCAACAGAGAGAGCATTATGACTCATGCCACCGAATTTCATAGTGGACATGGTTTTTTTTACGAGCACGAAGCTTTGGAAGATGACCCTTTGCCAACGTCTTCTGAGACTTTGGGGAATAATTTGGCCATCTCTCATCTCAACCAGCACCCAAGAGGTCCTCCCCATGGGAAATGGCAATGCAGGATCTGTGAAGATATGTTTGATTCCGAGGAGTTGGTTCAGCAGCACTGCAGGTCTCTAGAAAGCCATCGGTTTCATAGGTATAGCTGTGGACATTGTAAAAAATGTTTTCATAAGCTAGAAACACTATATCGCCATTGCCAAGACCAACATGGACaggaaataaggattaaatactgcTGTGGGCTCTGTGACCTTAGCTTCGATTTGGAGGAAGAATTTTTGAATCATTATGAAGATCTCCATAACGCTGATTATGTGTTTGTGTCTGAACAAAGTAAAACTTCCATTAAAAATGAGGATGATTTCCTGCCTGTGGAAAAAAGGTTAACTTGTGGCTGCCGGGAAAGTTATGGGTGCAAAGTAAGCAAAAAGGAAGATCATAGTCGATGTCTTCAAGTCATGCTAGACAAGGGTCGTCTGTGGTTTCACTGCATGCTTTGTAAAGCAACAGCACAGAATGTCACAGATATGAAGGCCCATCTTCACAAAAGTCacaaggaagaggaagataaaGAATGTTTTTTAGTGAAGTGTGGGATCTGCAGCAAAAGTTTCCACGATGCTGAAAGTGCACAGCAGCATTTTCACACCAAACActgctttctacagaaacctagTTTAGACCATTTTGGATCTGAAAAAATGAATGTATTCAGGTTCACAGCCAATGATGCTCCAGGAGGCAAGAAATTGAAACAGTCAGCAACCAATCCCCAAATATCAGAAGCTCCTTCCAGTAAGCTATTAGATGTGGACATGGGACCAGAGGATGATAGAGACCATCAGAACATAGGTATGCATAGGTTGTAAGCATATGCAATTAGTTCTTATGTAATGAAGGCAAAAAGTGTCAGTCGGTTCAAAGAAGCTTTGGATATAGTAACGGATAAAAAGCTCATAATGCGGTATTGAAGAAAAAGCTAAGGCTGCTGGGAAGTAAACCCCTAATCTTGCGGATGCTGTCAGTTAAGCCACTGTTGGAGGCAGAATCCTGACCTCTCAGTCTAATCCAGAATAGTATGTAATATTTTTTTAATACTGTTTAATGTCCATATAAAGTTAATATTTATAAATGTGTTATATGATTCTTATTTTGTGTTTTACTTAATAAGATTGAAGGGGACAGCTGGGTCAAATTTCTGACACCGATTCCAATTATGTATATACATagacataatatatatatatatgtgtgtgtgtgtgtacatatgtgtagatatatatatgtgtgtgtgtgtgtacacgtgtgtatatatatatgggggGGGCAGGTGTGTGAATATAAAATGAAGTTGTAGTTTTTAATGGGTATGTGTAATTTTCCTTTACTACAGTTTGATTCTGATATCAAGCTTGAGGAGGCTGGGTACAAATGTTGGCTAAAACTTAACAGGCATTTTCTGATTTCCTCCTTCACTCATTCCTTTCTGGCTTTTCAGAAGACATGGGGAAGGCAGAAAAAACATATTGAGGGGTCGTCTTCTGCTTTTATGGGGTTGGAAAGCTCTCTACAGCATTAGAGCACTAAGGAATGAACAATCTGACCTTTGATTTTTCTAGGGAAAGAAAATCTTTGTGTGCCTTGGCTTCTCTGTCCAGCTCTGCGGCATTCCCAAGGCCTTTttagaatgtatctgtttatgatTTAAGGGGATGCTTCTCTTATGATCATATTTAGGGGAAACTTTTGGCGTGCTAAAATGAGATCACTAGGACCAGACAGAATGGTTGGAAAAAGTGAGGCAGATGTTTGGCTACAGATGCTGAAAATCCACCAGCCAATGCTGTTATACAAAAAATTCACTGACCCAAGCACTCAAACTATAATGAAGTGGAGGACTTAAGGATGTTTAATCTCTTATGTTTTACCTGGTGATATTTAAAATGACACGACCAGGTAAGATGGCTCTGTGATGGCCCAAACTTGGCTAGCCCCACATGTAGTAAGTTTCTAGAACAGAGAAgtcactcctcaaatctgtccCTAAAGGGAAAGTTCTTTTgcatagtagtaacaataatagtaataatagtaacattttttaagcatttactacgtgctgagcactgtactaaatgctgaggtaggtacaatacaatcagagcagacatagtccttgtcccaattGTGGCTTACagtgtaaggggagggagaacattttatagatgaggaaattgaggttttgagaagttaagtgacttaacctagGTATCATCGTAGGCAAATGGtgtagccgggatgagaactcagatcttccgattcttaggcccttgctctttctgccaggccaTTTGTCTGTCAGTCACTCACCTGGGGAGAATTTAGTTAtgggggaggatttgggcaaggaggaggcaagtggggggatggggaaaaaTCCCAGAAAGGAGAATTCCTGATAGTTATCTGACGGAAAAGGGTGAAGGAAGCTGATTTTTCCAACAAAGCTGAACTACCAACGGAAGAACTCTGTACAGTTTGCCACAGAAGTGTAAGGGGAGTGTTAACAGTGGCTTCAGGACTTTGTTAGGAACAAGTATCAGAGGTGGGTTAGATGGTTGTTTCTGGATCTAATTTAAGATTGCTTGTACTAATATGCTGTATTGTTCTGTAGCAATGTTTTGCAGTGCCTGGGAAAAACCTAAGAGTATGTTGCTGTTGAGCCCTTTATTAAAGTGGGTACTTTTAAGCTGTTTCCTACCAAAGTGTGTCAAAATGCTCTGTGTATGTGGAACCTGCAGTATTGGAGAGAATGGGGCATTTGGTATTTCTTCTAACCTAAGCAGCCAGCCTTTAGGGCACAGGATTGGAAGCTGAATTTCAAGTACTTCTCAGGAAGTTTGGGGATTCCAAATCTGAGTCATGGGATGATGGTGGCGGCAAACTATTAGGACTGGCTTGGGGTACATCGCATAGAACCTCAAAAGATTCCCTAATTTGGCTGTAAATCTCAGGGGCCCCTAGGATCCTGGTTTTAGAAGCTGGGCTTCTGCCGTTAAAGGTGTCCATTAAAATCAGTCTCCATATACCCATTCTGGGAAATGCTTCAGGAACGTGGTTTCTTTCTATGTCTTAATGTGATATAAAGTAGTTGGAATAATAGTACAGTAAACTTGGAAAATATTGCAGGTTGAGAGTCCTCATTTAAGAGTAGAATAGTTTAAGGGCATTACCAAAGGAACCTTGAATAGGAATTTTCTTTTTAGCAAGTTCAGGTTGTCCATTGTATAGGCTTGGGAATTTTCGTCTCAGATGTGTCCTGTGGAGTGCTAATCTCTTAGTGCATTTTTTATCATTAAGTGAACATGTAGTGATAGTAGTAGTCACTTACTAtacttaggcactgtactaagtgctgggaaaaagtacacaagtgagaattagaaTGATTCCTGGCTGTCAAGGGGTTTAGGGTCTAAGAGTGTaaggagaggggactggaggcAGACACATAAAGTAACAAAATGCGaggacacaaaataaaaacaaaaagcaatagGCTTCTCGCACCTCAGTCCAGCAATCCTAGTTGTATTAACAGAGACTGCTTCAGCATCCATATGGCCTTCCCGAGATTCTAGGTTTGTTGTGGCCTCTTGTGTGGTGGCTGCTTCTGACTTTTCTGCCGGGGTGGCGAGTGCAAGGCAGGTTGGGATGGACGCTGTAGGTTGAATGAAGGGGAGCTAATGTGTCAGTCTGGTGAGGATTGGCAAGATGCCAAAGGCTTGCTGTACgtccttctgtcttccctgcGAAGATGTTAAAAGACGGGTCAGGATGAAGCTTCCATCCCTCCTGTCAGGAGTTCTAAAACCTTATTGGGTGTTTAAGTTCCTTTGATTCTGATTTCCCTGAAATTCCAggtagagaagggaaaaaagtaCATGTTGATAAAATACAGgataatttttattttcttcattttttcagtTTTCTTGATATTTCCTGGGATATCTGGAAACTTGCCAAGAAGTGGGCGATTGGGATGTGAAAATGTAGTTTGGTGAAGAAGTGCAGAGACATTTTTGCTAAATGAAGAGCTAACATGAAAACTTGGGTTTCTTTTTATCAGCTGAAGAGAATGTTGAACTACCTGACTTGGAGTACTTAAGGACCATGACTCACATAGTCTTTGTGGATTTTGATAACTGGTCAAACTTCTTTGGTCATCTACCGGGACACCTTAATCAAGGAACATATATCTGGGGCTTTCAAGGTAACAGATGCCAAGAAAAATATCAGGCTGTTTAAGAATCTTTAGAGTTCCACTTCATGAATCCCCTTTTAAATTAATATTTTTTTAAGGGAGGTGCTTTTGAACCATCCAGAACCATTGTAAGCTTTTGTTTTAAATCATGAATGCAGTTTATCAGACAGCACAGGTGCTTAGACTAATAAACCTGAAACCTGTCAATGTCGCATATTCTTAAAACAAACTTACTGTTTATTTCTCTTGATCTCCTTATATCTTGAATTACCAATAGCTCAGTGGCTGAAGAGAAATCCCTTGGAGGTTGTGGTTAagaaggcttttttaaaaaaaaaaaaccaaaaaacaacaaaaaacttgtATTTGGGACCAATATTATTGCATGCCCCCAGTTTGTATTTCAAGCTAGACTTGGGCATGAAAATCTGTATCTCTTGGAAGTTTTTGCAGGAAGAAAAGTACAGAATCACCCTAAATCAAATGACAAACATCAAGATTAATTTGGGGGAAACTAATCTTGAAGGATATGGTCATCCATgccatttgtttcatttttagtTCCGAGACGATGAGTGTCTCTAAATATAATTGAGTAAATTCAATACTGCAGCATGAGGAGAAAGACTTCTTATTCATTCTCTAAATTGAGACCAGTGTCAACCAGTTGCTCTTGAAGCTATTATTTAGTGGTTACTAATTCAACAAAATTTTATAGTGGTCCAGAAAATTCTCCTTCACTCATCTTCTGACTTGTGTTCACTCCTGGTTGTGGAATCTGGGTCATTTACCATGGGTGAGTGAAAAGGGATAAAGAGGAAATTTAAGAAATAACCATCATGGGTAGAATTAATAAATTATGAACTTAAAAGTTCCTGGAAATCAAAGAAGTATTTTACTAGGTGCCTATTGAgtacttcaaagcattcaatcactttgcccccctcttacctcacctcactacccttctactacaacccagccctcacacttggctcctctaatgttaatcttctcactgtaccccagtgtgtctatctcaccaccaatcccttgcccatgtcctgcctctgggctggaatgtcgtccttcctcaaatcctacaattactctccctaccgtcaaagccatactgaagg comes from the Ornithorhynchus anatinus isolate Pmale09 chromosome 1, mOrnAna1.pri.v4, whole genome shotgun sequence genome and includes:
- the ZNF451 gene encoding E3 SUMO-protein ligase ZNF451 isoform X3, producing the protein MSEVKTKDFLDHQKDKVSLTLARLARHVEVEKQQKEEKNKAFREKVDSQYAHGLQELEFIRGRTDTEAARLCVDQWLKMPGLKPGVVNSGRKSAFRRTGQTPLASRPMSCPIMHCNKKFDNGHLLLGHLKRFDHSPCDPTITLHGSPTNSFVCVMCFKRFTTQQQYSDHLLSKVAAADGHKSNLPPQLIQCFACPNCFLLFSIRDECLQHMSGKNHFLQTFKLSDNKEMAQPIPFPSYAKKLLISFCKDVIFQVKCMACHQRLHSHMELTAHFRVRCRNAGPIAVAEKSISQVAERFKARGYCPNCNQLYVDEGSTKQHKQKSGHNVKLISSMEESVLLYCHINESNHSPSDLHLQVDRSKFSSLKRLIPTKVSSEEQKCSISPKKKKNLEGRVSDGGAYVQQEKKRPTKAWFCECHLKFLTEDAVEKHIFSANTMCYKCVVCGKFSEDPGVIRLHMSRFHGGAHLSNFLFWCRTCKKELSNRESIMTHATEFHSGHGFFYEHEALEDDPLPTSSETLGNNLAISHLNQHPRGPPHGKWQCRICEDMFDSEELVQQHCRSLESHRFHRYSCGHCKKCFHKLETLYRHCQDQHGQEIRIKYCCGLCDLSFDLEEEFLNHYEDLHNADYVFVSEQSKTSIKNEDDFLPVEKRLTCGCRESYGCKVSKKEDHSRCLQVMLDKGRLWFHCMLCKATAQNVTDMKAHLHKSHKEEEDKECFLVKCGICSKSFHDAESAQQHFHTKHCFLQKPSLDHFGSEKMNVFRFTANDAPGGKKLKQSATNPQISEAPSSKLLDVDMGPEDDRDHQNIAEENVELPDLEYLRTMTHIVFVDFDNWSNFFGHLPGHLNQGTYIWGFQGGGTNWKPPVNCKIFNYINKIGCFFLHPRCSKRKDAADFAICMHAGRLDEQLPKQIPFTILSGDKGFLELENQFKKTQRPAHILNPHHVEGDMMWALLNSISDTTKGSDDENDDDLTQTIKNSLEEAGMSKEDAELQEAIKRSLEEM
- the ZNF451 gene encoding E3 SUMO-protein ligase ZNF451 isoform X1 gives rise to the protein MDLPPPPLPEQPEPVAEGGRKDARDRGEDATAAAGGEDEIEFVCEGLQRPVLEYIDLVSSDEEEPSTSHGNEVKTKDFLDHQKDKVSLTLARLARHVEVEKQQKEEKNKAFREKVDSQYAHGLQELEFIRGRTDTEAARLCVDQWLKMPGLKPGVVNSGRKSAFRRTGQTPLASRPMSCPIMHCNKKFDNGHLLLGHLKRFDHSPCDPTITLHGSPTNSFVCVMCFKRFTTQQQYSDHLLSKVAAADGHKSNLPPQLIQCFACPNCFLLFSIRDECLQHMSGKNHFLQTFKLSDNKEMAQPIPFPSYAKKLLISFCKDVIFQVKCMACHQRLHSHMELTAHFRVRCRNAGPIAVAEKSISQVAERFKARGYCPNCNQLYVDEGSTKQHKQKSGHNVKLISSMEESVLLYCHINESNHSPSDLHLQVDRSKFSSLKRLIPTKVSSEEQKCSISPKKKKNLEGRVSDGGAYVQQEKKRPTKAWFCECHLKFLTEDAVEKHIFSANTMCYKCVVCGKFSEDPGVIRLHMSRFHGGAHLSNFLFWCRTCKKELSNRESIMTHATEFHSGHGFFYEHEALEDDPLPTSSETLGNNLAISHLNQHPRGPPHGKWQCRICEDMFDSEELVQQHCRSLESHRFHRYSCGHCKKCFHKLETLYRHCQDQHGQEIRIKYCCGLCDLSFDLEEEFLNHYEDLHNADYVFVSEQSKTSIKNEDDFLPVEKRLTCGCRESYGCKVSKKEDHSRCLQVMLDKGRLWFHCMLCKATAQNVTDMKAHLHKSHKEEEDKECFLVKCGICSKSFHDAESAQQHFHTKHCFLQKPSLDHFGSEKMNVFRFTANDAPGGKKLKQSATNPQISEAPSSKLLDVDMGPEDDRDHQNIAEENVELPDLEYLRTMTHIVFVDFDNWSNFFGHLPGHLNQGTYIWGFQGGGTNWKPPVNCKIFNYINKIGCFFLHPRCSKRKDAADFAICMHAGRLDEQLPKQIPFTILSGDKGFLELENQFKKTQRPAHILNPHHVEGDMMWALLNSISDTTKGSDDENDDDLTQTIKNSLEEAGMSKEDAELQEAIKRSLEEM
- the ZNF451 gene encoding E3 SUMO-protein ligase ZNF451 isoform X2 — encoded protein: MRKNLAPPMEVKTKDFLDHQKDKVSLTLARLARHVEVEKQQKEEKNKAFREKVDSQYAHGLQELEFIRGRTDTEAARLCVDQWLKMPGLKPGVVNSGRKSAFRRTGQTPLASRPMSCPIMHCNKKFDNGHLLLGHLKRFDHSPCDPTITLHGSPTNSFVCVMCFKRFTTQQQYSDHLLSKVAAADGHKSNLPPQLIQCFACPNCFLLFSIRDECLQHMSGKNHFLQTFKLSDNKEMAQPIPFPSYAKKLLISFCKDVIFQVKCMACHQRLHSHMELTAHFRVRCRNAGPIAVAEKSISQVAERFKARGYCPNCNQLYVDEGSTKQHKQKSGHNVKLISSMEESVLLYCHINESNHSPSDLHLQVDRSKFSSLKRLIPTKVSSEEQKCSISPKKKKNLEGRVSDGGAYVQQEKKRPTKAWFCECHLKFLTEDAVEKHIFSANTMCYKCVVCGKFSEDPGVIRLHMSRFHGGAHLSNFLFWCRTCKKELSNRESIMTHATEFHSGHGFFYEHEALEDDPLPTSSETLGNNLAISHLNQHPRGPPHGKWQCRICEDMFDSEELVQQHCRSLESHRFHRYSCGHCKKCFHKLETLYRHCQDQHGQEIRIKYCCGLCDLSFDLEEEFLNHYEDLHNADYVFVSEQSKTSIKNEDDFLPVEKRLTCGCRESYGCKVSKKEDHSRCLQVMLDKGRLWFHCMLCKATAQNVTDMKAHLHKSHKEEEDKECFLVKCGICSKSFHDAESAQQHFHTKHCFLQKPSLDHFGSEKMNVFRFTANDAPGGKKLKQSATNPQISEAPSSKLLDVDMGPEDDRDHQNIAEENVELPDLEYLRTMTHIVFVDFDNWSNFFGHLPGHLNQGTYIWGFQGGGTNWKPPVNCKIFNYINKIGCFFLHPRCSKRKDAADFAICMHAGRLDEQLPKQIPFTILSGDKGFLELENQFKKTQRPAHILNPHHVEGDMMWALLNSISDTTKGSDDENDDDLTQTIKNSLEEAGMSKEDAELQEAIKRSLEEM